The following proteins are encoded in a genomic region of Betaproteobacteria bacterium:
- a CDS encoding DUF2917 domain-containing protein: MGRHPRIRIEKLSDELALDLSRARESRVLAQGSTFLLLARPAEEMVCLSGVLWITLTGDRNDYFLRPCEFLRTFKRSRIIVEPLAGSCEFAICRTGRSSLRAWSAAVRHAAGRFGTLEAITARTWHWLSSPEEYSGHGRKEPRSAGTNPADSGPRGGGSDAGDVFPGIRGGSFRNGRSVVR, from the coding sequence ATGGGTCGTCATCCGCGAATTCGGATCGAGAAGCTGTCAGACGAACTCGCACTGGATCTTTCCCGGGCAAGGGAATCTCGCGTGCTTGCACAAGGCAGCACCTTCCTTCTCTTGGCGAGACCTGCGGAGGAGATGGTCTGTCTCTCCGGCGTGCTGTGGATCACCTTGACAGGCGATCGGAACGACTACTTCCTGCGCCCTTGCGAGTTCTTGCGCACCTTCAAACGCAGCAGGATTATCGTGGAGCCTCTGGCTGGCAGCTGCGAGTTCGCGATATGCCGGACTGGAAGATCGTCACTCCGGGCTTGGTCCGCAGCTGTTCGTCATGCAGCGGGGCGGTTCGGCACACTGGAAGCGATCACCGCGCGAACCTGGCACTGGCTGTCCAGCCCCGAGGAATACTCCGGGCACGGCAGGAAAGAACCCCGATCCGCCGGGACGAATCCGGCAGACTCGGGGCCAAGGGGAGGAGGAAGCGATGCCGGAGATGTGTTCCCCGGCATTCGAGGCGGGAGCTTCAGGAACGGCCGAA
- a CDS encoding PLP-dependent aminotransferase family protein yields the protein MQPSKSQPMLYQNLAARLARSLDAGAFRAGDRLPSVRQLARRESVSIATAVAAYRELEDRRLVEARPKRGYFVSPRRAVLPEPGASKRPATRSSAVGVNRLIMEILGAARDPSVVPLAAACPSGSLMVPAHLCSRAAATRLRRDPGLATSYRMGNGYEPLRRSIAQLAFAYGCLLEPDEIVVTNGCMEALTLALRALVRPGETVAIESPTYFSVLQILESLGARVLELPTNPRTGVSVEALELATRRPGAVRAMVLTPNFSNPLGSLMPDLAKRQVVSMMAERGIPIVEDDVYGELHFGDVRPRPMKSWDREGNVILCSSFTKILAPGLRVGWMAPGRFGEEIALLKFTTSVTTAEVAQATVAELLSSGGFLRHVRRLRSLFATQVRRVTESIERHFPAGCKVTRPSGGFVLWIELPRAVSAMDLFWKALEHGVSIAPGVMFSPSGGYAHHIRISCGNVHDENVERAIEILGKLAAGMAAGHGGSQTSGSISASASGR from the coding sequence ATGCAACCCTCCAAGTCTCAGCCGATGCTCTATCAGAATCTTGCCGCACGGCTCGCACGCTCGCTGGATGCGGGGGCATTCCGCGCGGGCGACCGACTTCCCTCCGTCCGGCAACTGGCTCGACGCGAGAGCGTGAGCATTGCCACGGCCGTCGCCGCATACCGCGAACTTGAAGACAGACGATTGGTCGAGGCTCGCCCGAAGCGTGGCTATTTCGTCTCGCCAAGGCGTGCCGTCCTGCCCGAGCCGGGGGCCTCGAAGCGCCCGGCCACGAGGTCCTCTGCAGTGGGCGTCAACCGGCTCATCATGGAAATTCTGGGAGCGGCGCGCGACCCGTCCGTGGTTCCGCTGGCAGCGGCCTGCCCCAGTGGCTCGCTGATGGTGCCGGCACACCTTTGCAGTCGGGCTGCCGCGACGCGCCTGAGACGCGACCCGGGGCTCGCGACCTCCTATCGAATGGGCAACGGATACGAGCCGCTCAGGCGATCGATCGCGCAACTCGCGTTTGCGTATGGGTGTCTCCTGGAGCCCGACGAGATCGTCGTGACCAATGGATGCATGGAAGCGCTGACGCTTGCCTTGCGCGCCCTCGTGCGGCCGGGCGAGACCGTCGCGATCGAATCGCCCACGTACTTTTCCGTGCTCCAGATTCTCGAGAGCCTCGGCGCGCGTGTTCTCGAACTCCCGACCAATCCGCGGACAGGTGTTTCCGTCGAAGCACTGGAACTCGCGACGCGACGGCCTGGCGCCGTTCGCGCCATGGTGCTGACACCGAATTTCTCCAATCCCCTGGGTAGTCTGATGCCGGACCTGGCGAAGCGCCAGGTAGTATCCATGATGGCCGAACGGGGCATCCCCATCGTCGAGGATGATGTCTATGGAGAGCTGCACTTCGGCGACGTGCGTCCGCGCCCCATGAAAAGCTGGGACCGTGAAGGCAATGTCATCCTCTGTTCCTCTTTCACCAAGATACTGGCGCCGGGATTGCGGGTGGGTTGGATGGCCCCGGGACGCTTCGGGGAAGAAATCGCGCTTCTCAAGTTCACCACGTCCGTCACGACAGCGGAGGTGGCGCAGGCGACCGTGGCCGAGCTGCTTTCTTCCGGCGGCTTTCTGCGGCACGTACGCCGGCTTCGCTCCTTATTCGCCACCCAGGTGCGCAGAGTCACCGAATCCATAGAGCGGCACTTCCCCGCCGGCTGCAAGGTGACGCGGCCCTCTGGCGGGTTCGTCCTCTGGATCGAGTTGCCCCGGGCAGTCTCGGCCATGGATCTGTTCTGGAAAGCCCTGGAGCATGGGGTGAGCATCGCACCGGGGGTCATGTTCTCCCCGAGCGGGGGATACGCGCATCACATCCGGATCTCGTGCGGCAATGTCCACGACGAGAACGTGGAACGCGCCATAGAAATCCTGGGGAAGCTCGCTGCGGGCATGGCCGCCGGCCATGGAGGCTCGCAGACGAGCGGGTCGATCAGTGCATCTGCGTCTGGCCGCTGA